In one window of Oscillospiraceae bacterium DNA:
- a CDS encoding type IV pilus twitching motility protein PilT gives MELSEILRMAVDKKASDVLLITGLPVSLKIDEVIVRLNDKRLTPEQTEALVRQIYGLANRMFKILAEQGDDDFSFSVAQLSRFRVNAFRQRGSYSAVVRALSFELPDRLSLGIPDAVIGLADRKKGLVLVTGPAGSGKSTTLACMVDHINKTRSAHIITIEDPIEYLHRHNKSIVTQRELSVDTLSYDTALRAAMRQAPNVILLGEMRDYETIRAALTAAETGHLVISTLHTTGAANTIDRIVDVFQSSQQAQVRIQLSMILQGVVSQQLIPKVGSGVAPAFEIMVVNSAIRTMIREGKTHQIDSVIYAGRSEGMITMDASICELVEKGKISVQNAEIFSINPEQVMRKLQK, from the coding sequence ATGGAATTGAGTGAAATTCTTCGGATGGCGGTAGATAAAAAGGCGTCGGATGTCTTGTTGATCACCGGTCTTCCGGTCTCGTTAAAAATTGATGAGGTAATCGTGCGTCTGAACGACAAGCGGCTTACGCCCGAACAGACCGAAGCGCTCGTCCGTCAGATTTACGGACTTGCAAACCGCATGTTCAAGATACTTGCCGAGCAGGGAGACGACGACTTCTCCTTTTCGGTGGCGCAGCTGTCACGGTTTCGCGTCAACGCCTTCCGGCAGCGCGGCTCATATTCGGCGGTGGTCAGAGCGCTGAGCTTTGAACTGCCCGACCGATTGTCGCTGGGCATTCCCGATGCCGTCATCGGGCTTGCCGACCGGAAAAAGGGTCTTGTGCTCGTGACGGGCCCGGCGGGAAGCGGAAAGTCGACGACTCTGGCGTGCATGGTCGACCATATCAATAAGACCCGCAGCGCGCATATCATCACAATTGAAGACCCGATTGAATATCTGCACAGGCATAATAAAAGCATCGTGACCCAGCGTGAGCTGAGCGTGGATACACTCAGTTACGATACTGCGCTTCGGGCTGCGATGCGCCAGGCACCCAACGTAATTCTGCTCGGCGAAATGCGCGATTACGAGACCATCCGGGCGGCTCTTACCGCAGCCGAGACCGGGCATCTGGTGATTTCTACGCTGCATACGACCGGGGCTGCAAATACGATTGACCGCATCGTTGATGTATTTCAGTCGTCTCAGCAGGCACAGGTCCGTATTCAGCTTTCAATGATTTTGCAAGGTGTGGTTTCACAGCAGCTGATCCCGAAAGTGGGCAGCGGCGTAGCCCCCGCGTTTGAGATTATGGTTGTCAACAGCGCCATCCGCACGATGATTCGCGAGGGAAAGACACACCAGATCGACAGTGTGATTTATGCCGGCCGGAGCGAGGGTATGATCACCATGGACGCTTCAATCTGCGAATTGGTTGAAAAGGGAAAAATTTCTGTGCAAAACGCCGAGATATTTAGTATTAATCCTGAACAAGTCATGCGAAAATTACAAAAATAA
- a CDS encoding ATP phosphoribosyltransferase regulatory subunit, with protein sequence MTEKLPLFDRIPLQLRALYERCGYQKYRMDKFETYDTYRENKSFLTGERIITFTGAGGRLMALKPDVTLSIIKNVAPEAVRVKLFYDENVFRMKKSDGEVREIGQTGLEYIGADDAFSEAEVVILAARSLALLDENYLLNIGHMGFLAGIFGDSNLNEELLAALAGKNRAALAVICGDEELAQTLCTLCEKPTKDLTFLKGLVKNERTQAAFDELKALAALLCAAGLEKWIRIDFSTVNSPDYYNGIVMRGYISKAASAVLAGGRYDGLMRRFDKPQNAIGFAIYLGELERVFYEPQEFDTDILLVYGNCDPCEVLQKAEEMRAHGFSVRAEKDQSAGVRAKKTIVMGDL encoded by the coding sequence ATGACCGAAAAACTGCCGTTGTTTGACCGAATTCCGCTTCAGCTGCGCGCTTTGTATGAGCGCTGCGGCTATCAAAAATATCGAATGGACAAATTCGAGACCTACGACACCTACCGCGAAAACAAGAGTTTTCTGACGGGGGAACGGATTATCACGTTCACCGGAGCGGGCGGGCGATTGATGGCCTTAAAACCCGACGTGACTTTGAGCATCATCAAAAACGTCGCGCCCGAAGCCGTGCGCGTCAAGCTGTTTTACGACGAAAATGTGTTTCGGATGAAAAAGAGCGACGGCGAGGTGCGCGAGATCGGGCAGACGGGACTTGAATACATCGGGGCCGACGATGCTTTTTCCGAGGCCGAAGTGGTGATTTTGGCCGCGAGATCGCTGGCACTGCTCGACGAAAACTATCTTTTAAACATCGGGCATATGGGCTTTCTGGCCGGGATTTTCGGGGATTCAAATTTAAACGAAGAATTGTTAGCCGCTTTGGCCGGGAAAAACCGCGCGGCACTGGCTGTGATTTGCGGTGATGAAGAACTTGCGCAGACACTCTGCACCCTCTGCGAAAAACCGACCAAAGACCTTACATTTTTAAAGGGACTTGTTAAAAACGAGCGCACTCAAGCTGCGTTTGATGAATTGAAAGCGCTTGCGGCACTGCTCTGCGCGGCGGGGCTGGAAAAATGGATTCGCATCGACTTTTCGACGGTCAATTCGCCGGATTATTATAACGGCATTGTCATGCGGGGGTATATCTCGAAAGCGGCTTCGGCGGTGCTCGCGGGCGGACGTTACGATGGCTTGATGCGGCGGTTTGACAAGCCGCAGAACGCGATTGGATTCGCGATCTATTTGGGCGAACTGGAACGGGTGTTTTACGAGCCGCAGGAATTCGATACGGATATTTTACTGGTCTACGGCAACTGCGATCCCTGCGAAGTGTTGCAAAAGGCCGAGGAAATGCGGGCGCACGGATTTTCCGTACGTGCGGAAAAAGACCAAAGCGCCGGTGTGCGCGCCAAGAAAACCATCGTAATGGGAGATCTGTAA
- a CDS encoding DUF4860 domain-containing protein: MKKAGKNMLSGVAVLIPLLIFALLAMLLTAMGISVYESVVSGSNQNYSRRMAVSYIMNRVRRADRAGKVTVGKFGEGEALLLSNTFNDKEYVTKIYFYDGSICELFCPADAEIGESAGTALVPAKAFSITGDSGFITVTVTDESGSANTALIALKGMSE; this comes from the coding sequence ATGAAAAAAGCCGGAAAAAACATGCTCTCCGGGGTAGCGGTTTTAATCCCGCTGCTGATTTTTGCCTTGCTTGCGATGTTGTTGACCGCGATGGGAATATCGGTTTATGAGAGCGTTGTCAGCGGTTCGAACCAAAATTACAGTCGGCGTATGGCGGTCTCTTATATCATGAACCGGGTGCGCAGAGCCGATCGGGCCGGGAAAGTTACGGTCGGAAAATTCGGTGAGGGCGAAGCGCTGTTATTGAGCAACACTTTTAACGACAAGGAATATGTGACGAAAATCTATTTTTACGACGGCTCCATCTGCGAGTTGTTTTGTCCGGCGGACGCGGAGATCGGCGAAAGCGCCGGAACGGCGCTGGTTCCGGCTAAAGCGTTTTCGATCACCGGTGACAGCGGCTTTATCACCGTAACCGTGACCGACGAATCCGGCAGCGCAAATACCGCATTGATCGCCTTGAAGGGGATGTCGGAATGA
- a CDS encoding type II secretion system F family protein codes for MVSKIRKLTDEELGAFNRELAMIMKAGILPAVAVFAMQADCTDSREAEILGKMHEKLESGSPLWEAAESTGVFPAYMLSMLRLGETSGKLQQVCIRLAEHYERLSEISSNIRRAVTYPLIMLLLMVIVVTVLTVSVLPVFAGVYKDLGIELSATATALLNFGEASKWIAFAIAVLTIGTGLALLMISAREKGRERVREIGVAVFGGRKLSREMALSDFSSAAAMLLAGGENYSTAIKGAMTVVRDKKVSKDAEKCLQLLEEGKSFSSAVSGSGLMTGLSAGLLSAGIKAGAAEEAMAETARRYKEAADERISAAVGRVEPAIVIVLCVMVGLALLSVMLPLTAIMNSIG; via the coding sequence ATGGTTTCGAAAATTAGAAAACTTACTGACGAAGAGCTCGGAGCATTCAACCGCGAGCTTGCAATGATCATGAAAGCCGGTATTTTACCCGCGGTTGCTGTTTTCGCGATGCAGGCGGATTGCACGGACAGCCGCGAAGCCGAAATTCTCGGGAAGATGCATGAAAAACTGGAAAGCGGGAGCCCGCTCTGGGAAGCCGCCGAAAGCACCGGCGTCTTTCCGGCGTATATGCTCAGCATGCTGAGACTCGGAGAAACCTCGGGGAAACTGCAGCAGGTTTGCATACGGCTGGCGGAGCATTATGAGCGGCTTTCCGAAATCTCGTCGAATATCCGCCGCGCGGTGACTTATCCGCTGATCATGCTTCTCTTGATGGTAATCGTCGTCACGGTTCTGACGGTCAGTGTGCTCCCGGTTTTTGCCGGGGTTTATAAAGATTTGGGCATCGAGCTCTCGGCAACGGCGACCGCTTTGCTGAATTTCGGAGAAGCGTCAAAATGGATCGCATTCGCCATCGCCGTTTTGACTATAGGTACCGGCCTTGCGCTGCTGATGATATCGGCGCGTGAAAAGGGCAGGGAGAGAGTGCGCGAAATCGGAGTCGCGGTTTTCGGAGGCAGGAAGCTCTCAAGAGAAATGGCGCTTTCCGATTTCAGTTCGGCGGCGGCAATGTTGTTGGCCGGAGGAGAAAATTACAGCACGGCAATTAAAGGTGCGATGACCGTTGTCAGGGATAAAAAAGTATCCAAAGACGCCGAGAAGTGCCTTCAGCTGTTGGAGGAGGGCAAATCTTTCAGCTCGGCGGTAAGCGGCAGCGGCTTGATGACCGGCCTCTCGGCGGGACTGCTGTCTGCGGGCATTAAGGCGGGCGCGGCGGAGGAGGCAATGGCGGAAACGGCGCGCAGATATAAAGAAGCGGCTGATGAACGCATTTCGGCCGCGGTAGGAAGAGTCGAACCCGCCATTGTGATCGTGCTTTGCGTGATGGTGGGTCTGGCGCTGCTCTCGGTGATGCTGCCTCTTACCGCGATCATGAATTCGATCGGGTGA